The Bacillus mycoides genome includes a region encoding these proteins:
- a CDS encoding carbonic anhydrase: MKGLKFLYKTPLILTMSAVLLGCSTAKQEQSNKDTATQEKSTKKNTQWSYEGTTGPEHWGELKPEYKMCLNGQEQSPIDIKTEQIKSTVEDANHFQINYQPISFSIKNNGHSIEGTANSSDDYLMLGESRYTLKQFHFHTPSEHQFEGKHADMELHLVHQNDQGQLAVVGIMIKEGQKNEGFAEMWENLPNSKNSQGDVQHTIDIKQILPSDHSSFRYMGSLTTPPCTENVQWIVMKQTIEMSKKQIETFHKLFPTNNRPVQPINGREVS, from the coding sequence ATGAAAGGCTTAAAGTTTCTTTATAAAACTCCCCTTATATTGACAATGAGTGCAGTGTTGTTGGGGTGTAGCACAGCAAAACAAGAACAGTCAAACAAGGATACAGCCACACAAGAAAAATCTACGAAAAAAAATACGCAATGGTCATATGAAGGGACTACTGGTCCAGAACACTGGGGAGAATTGAAACCAGAATACAAAATGTGTTTAAATGGGCAAGAACAATCTCCGATAGATATCAAAACGGAACAAATAAAATCAACAGTTGAGGATGCTAATCATTTTCAAATTAATTATCAACCAATATCATTTTCTATTAAAAATAATGGGCATAGTATTGAGGGGACAGCAAATAGTTCTGATGATTATCTCATGCTGGGAGAAAGTCGTTACACATTAAAACAATTCCATTTCCATACACCAAGTGAACATCAATTTGAAGGAAAACATGCAGATATGGAACTACATCTGGTCCATCAAAATGATCAAGGTCAGTTAGCAGTAGTTGGTATTATGATAAAAGAAGGACAAAAAAACGAAGGTTTTGCAGAAATGTGGGAAAATCTCCCGAACAGCAAAAATTCACAGGGTGATGTGCAGCATACCATTGATATAAAACAGATTCTTCCTTCAGATCATTCGTCATTCCGTTACATGGGTTCTTTGACAACACCTCCTTGTACAGAAAATGTCCAGTGGATTGTGATGAAACAGACAATAGAGATGTCCAAAAAACAAATTGAAACGTTTCATAAATTATTCCCAACGAATAACCGACCAGTTCAGCCAATTAATGGAAGAGAAGTATCGTAA